From one Magnetofaba australis IT-1 genomic stretch:
- a CDS encoding tetratricopeptide repeat protein yields MTTASARRAQRYCAVVCLLGVWGVVAQSWAHNRDGAEPKWLAMLQQSAQDGDIEAMTRLGFAYESGELGPDGRKPARQWYKKAAEQGFAQARERLALMDEITGRDRDIESARAGYAKAETQSEASRLAVGDFQMYGWGGKRRAQAAMARYEKAARSPRNAARALLRLALNHYWGAGVARDTQRARELAQKAFAAGSMEAAYTLGLWLLEENSDTPQQDQLRQAAHWFRLAAQGGHAGAMWRLGALLENPRFDADSPEAAKEARQWLIKAAAEGDHRATYRLGQLAQEEGRAVGGHTALTWFERGAQGGDPLSQYGAALAILDQEDPDREALTQALEWLRRAAENGHMLSQHLLARLLDEGRGVERDLEEAARWYREAARQGLPEAQHNLATLLAQGEGVAKQPGEAARWYRMAAAQGLSEADAALGGLYAKGINGESRPQKAVRAYERAARQGDLRAKYNLAVMLRDGEGAPKDEKRAMRLFEEASEAGDPRASNSLGFAYSHGRGVRKDYAKAVKYYRQAAEHGDALAQFNLGHMALRGKGVAADPKAAFDWYLKAANGGYPPAQTAVGFMLEKGIGVEQDAAKALPWYRKAAESGYAAARNALGRRLYEEEGASLEQKVRALMWFKLGMDAGNAAAKANYDAVVPQLSDSAVRQALDMARERDGKNAPAAK; encoded by the coding sequence ATGACAACCGCGTCTGCCCGTCGCGCGCAGCGCTATTGCGCCGTCGTGTGTTTGCTGGGCGTGTGGGGCGTGGTCGCGCAGAGTTGGGCGCACAATCGCGACGGCGCCGAGCCCAAATGGCTCGCCATGCTCCAGCAGTCGGCGCAAGACGGCGATATCGAGGCGATGACCCGACTGGGCTTTGCCTATGAGTCCGGCGAGCTGGGCCCCGATGGCCGCAAACCGGCGCGGCAGTGGTATAAAAAAGCAGCGGAGCAAGGATTCGCGCAAGCCCGCGAACGTCTGGCGCTGATGGATGAGATTACCGGACGCGACAGGGATATTGAGAGCGCTCGAGCAGGTTACGCCAAGGCGGAGACTCAGTCTGAAGCCAGTCGCCTGGCGGTGGGCGATTTCCAGATGTATGGCTGGGGCGGCAAGCGCCGCGCACAAGCGGCGATGGCGCGCTATGAGAAGGCGGCGCGATCACCACGCAACGCCGCACGGGCCTTGTTGCGGTTGGCTTTGAATCACTACTGGGGCGCAGGCGTGGCGCGGGATACGCAACGCGCCCGCGAGTTGGCGCAAAAGGCGTTTGCCGCAGGCTCCATGGAGGCGGCCTATACGTTGGGGCTGTGGCTGTTGGAGGAGAACTCCGACACGCCACAGCAGGATCAGTTGCGCCAGGCGGCGCATTGGTTTCGACTTGCGGCCCAGGGCGGTCACGCCGGAGCCATGTGGCGGTTGGGCGCGCTGTTGGAGAATCCACGTTTTGACGCCGACTCCCCCGAGGCCGCCAAAGAGGCGCGACAGTGGCTGATCAAAGCCGCCGCCGAAGGCGATCATCGCGCCACTTATCGTCTCGGCCAATTGGCCCAGGAGGAGGGGCGTGCGGTGGGCGGTCATACCGCCCTGACTTGGTTTGAGCGCGGCGCCCAGGGCGGGGACCCGTTGTCGCAATATGGCGCTGCGCTGGCCATCTTGGACCAAGAGGATCCCGATCGCGAGGCGCTCACCCAAGCTCTGGAGTGGTTGCGGCGCGCGGCGGAAAATGGCCACATGCTCTCACAACATCTGCTGGCGCGACTGCTGGATGAAGGGCGCGGGGTGGAGCGTGACCTGGAGGAAGCGGCGCGCTGGTATCGTGAGGCGGCGCGACAGGGGCTGCCTGAGGCGCAGCACAACCTGGCCACGCTGCTGGCCCAGGGCGAAGGGGTGGCCAAACAGCCGGGCGAGGCGGCGCGCTGGTATCGTATGGCTGCGGCGCAGGGGTTGAGCGAAGCCGACGCCGCCCTGGGCGGTCTCTACGCCAAAGGCATCAACGGCGAATCACGTCCGCAGAAAGCCGTGCGCGCCTATGAACGCGCGGCGCGGCAGGGGGATCTGCGCGCCAAGTACAATCTGGCGGTGATGCTGCGCGATGGCGAGGGCGCGCCCAAGGATGAGAAGCGCGCCATGCGTCTGTTTGAAGAGGCATCTGAAGCAGGCGATCCGCGCGCCAGCAACAGCTTGGGCTTCGCATACTCCCATGGTCGCGGGGTGCGAAAGGATTACGCCAAGGCGGTGAAATATTACCGTCAAGCCGCCGAGCATGGCGACGCCTTGGCGCAATTCAATTTGGGGCACATGGCGTTGCGGGGCAAAGGGGTCGCCGCCGACCCCAAGGCTGCGTTCGATTGGTATCTCAAGGCCGCCAATGGCGGTTATCCTCCGGCGCAAACGGCGGTGGGCTTCATGTTGGAGAAGGGGATCGGCGTCGAGCAGGATGCCGCCAAGGCGCTGCCCTGGTATCGCAAAGCGGCGGAGTCCGGCTATGCGGCCGCGCGCAACGCTCTGGGGCGGCGTCTGTATGAGGAGGAGGGCGCGTCACTGGAGCAGAAGGTGCGCGCCTTGATGTGGTTCAAGCTGGGTATGGACGCCGGTAACGCCGCCGCCAAGGCCAACTATGACGCGGTGGTCCCGCAGCTATCGGATTCGGCGGTGCGCCAGGCGTTGGACATGGCGCGCGAACGCGACGGCAAAAACGCCCCTGCCGCAAAATAA
- a CDS encoding tetratricopeptide repeat protein produces MGSSALFRLLVIASAIALSVAPQPAQAVSTDAPPPSASLPTPAADTLVPMNFARGDYAAARRHYASQADRGNPAAQVMLGYLWEEGLGGPKDVDQARSWYQKAADQNAPAGHIKLGDLHFQGIGVERDPLNALTHYQRAAASGNAEAQLTLGLLYARGAVVKTNLQAAHDWFAKAAAQGSALAHTSICLLRIRGMLDSAGPRAQGLESCRKASHLNEPFAELLLGEWYEQGHGSGPQYTDALDWYRRAAGRPFDTGPYWITELFRADGTAQPRAIRALKPLLDSRNQAIISAAFKVGEMFRDGRGVEKNPRQAFHWFKQAAQKGDRGAQFIVGLYLAQGVGVPQDIHDAVIWYRRAAEQGEAPAQFNLGLLYYQGEHVPRDFDQAIKWFTRAAEQGDDQAQDHLGDIYRYGRGVEVDPTRAMMWYRRAAEQGNLFSQTSLGDLLQEGFEGQPADPKEAAAWYQRAAEKGHTQAQGNLADMYRTGVGVPKNLAQAVQWYMKAAESGDAFSQNWLGIMLHEGLGAPKDLGQAAHWYQQAAEQGYAYAQNNLAVMYRDGLGVKRNYAKARKWFTKAADQDNAEACNSLGALWDSGKGGAEDPVQARRWYRRASDLGNAAAQFNLGGLYYRGRGTSRDLDLAISWYERAAEQGRAEAKTALARIYLDDEDGPYDAKKGYELLVEAAEGGHAEGQALLGILLAGGGPVPANSTQSIVWLRRAAEQGNMDAQFHLAYKLHLGQGVKRNLAAAAKWYREAALRGSAEAANNLGALYYYGQGMERDVYEAVRWYQLAAKLGHVQAFHNLGNHYRLGVGVKADGAEAVRWFTKAAEHGFAPAQYSLGELLEKGGVNGAVVNLKQAAYWYSKAARQGNQEAQFRLGLLRESGRLGRIDLGAAERLFRQAANQGHLRAMFRLGRLLKNKGRKSGDERDYLDAYVWLSRSASQGYEPAQEALKLLVEGLSPTQLERAERLLKEADKTKSP; encoded by the coding sequence ATGGGATCTTCCGCCCTCTTTCGTCTGCTTGTGATCGCTTCCGCCATCGCGCTGAGCGTCGCGCCGCAACCTGCGCAGGCGGTCAGCACCGATGCCCCGCCGCCCTCGGCGTCTCTGCCGACGCCCGCTGCGGACACCCTTGTGCCGATGAACTTCGCCCGCGGCGATTACGCCGCCGCGCGCCGCCACTACGCCAGCCAAGCCGATCGGGGCAACCCCGCCGCGCAAGTGATGCTCGGTTATCTGTGGGAAGAGGGTTTGGGCGGCCCCAAAGACGTGGATCAGGCGCGCAGTTGGTACCAAAAGGCTGCGGATCAGAACGCGCCGGCCGGACATATCAAATTGGGCGATCTGCATTTTCAAGGCATCGGCGTGGAGCGCGACCCGCTTAACGCGCTGACCCATTACCAACGCGCGGCGGCGTCAGGCAACGCCGAGGCGCAATTAACCCTGGGTCTGCTCTATGCGCGCGGCGCAGTGGTCAAAACCAATCTGCAGGCGGCCCACGACTGGTTCGCCAAAGCCGCCGCGCAGGGTTCGGCTTTGGCCCACACCTCTATCTGTCTGCTGCGCATTCGCGGCATGCTTGACAGCGCCGGACCACGCGCCCAAGGGCTCGAGAGCTGCCGCAAGGCGTCTCACCTGAACGAACCCTTCGCCGAGTTGCTGTTGGGCGAGTGGTATGAGCAGGGGCATGGCTCCGGTCCGCAATACACCGACGCCCTCGATTGGTATCGACGCGCCGCCGGACGGCCGTTTGACACCGGACCCTACTGGATTACCGAACTGTTCCGTGCCGACGGCACGGCGCAGCCCCGCGCCATCCGCGCTCTGAAGCCGCTGCTGGACTCCCGCAATCAGGCGATTATCAGCGCCGCTTTCAAAGTGGGCGAGATGTTCCGCGATGGCCGTGGGGTGGAGAAAAACCCGCGTCAGGCGTTCCATTGGTTCAAGCAGGCTGCACAGAAGGGGGATCGCGGCGCCCAGTTCATCGTCGGCCTCTATCTGGCCCAGGGCGTGGGCGTTCCTCAGGACATTCATGACGCCGTTATCTGGTATCGCCGCGCCGCTGAGCAGGGCGAGGCCCCGGCGCAGTTCAATCTGGGACTGCTCTATTACCAGGGCGAGCATGTGCCGCGCGACTTTGATCAGGCGATCAAGTGGTTCACCCGCGCCGCTGAGCAGGGCGATGATCAAGCCCAGGATCATCTGGGGGATATCTACCGCTATGGCCGCGGCGTGGAGGTGGATCCGACCCGCGCCATGATGTGGTATCGACGCGCCGCAGAGCAGGGCAATCTGTTCTCTCAAACCAGCCTGGGGGACCTGCTGCAAGAGGGGTTCGAGGGGCAACCTGCCGATCCCAAAGAGGCCGCGGCGTGGTATCAACGCGCAGCCGAGAAGGGGCACACCCAAGCCCAGGGTAACCTGGCGGATATGTATCGCACCGGTGTGGGCGTGCCGAAAAACCTCGCCCAGGCGGTTCAGTGGTATATGAAAGCCGCCGAGAGCGGCGACGCCTTCTCGCAAAACTGGCTCGGCATCATGCTCCACGAAGGCTTGGGCGCGCCCAAGGATCTGGGGCAGGCGGCGCACTGGTACCAGCAGGCCGCCGAGCAGGGTTACGCCTATGCGCAGAATAATCTGGCGGTGATGTATCGCGACGGTCTGGGGGTGAAGCGCAACTACGCCAAGGCGCGCAAATGGTTCACCAAGGCCGCCGATCAGGACAACGCCGAAGCGTGCAACAGCTTGGGCGCGTTGTGGGATAGCGGCAAAGGCGGAGCGGAAGATCCGGTACAGGCGCGGCGCTGGTATCGGCGCGCCTCCGATCTGGGTAATGCCGCAGCGCAGTTCAATCTGGGTGGCCTCTACTATCGCGGGCGCGGAACCAGCCGCGATCTGGATTTGGCCATCTCCTGGTATGAGCGCGCCGCCGAACAGGGCCGCGCTGAGGCCAAAACCGCGCTGGCGCGCATCTATCTGGACGATGAAGACGGCCCCTACGACGCCAAAAAAGGCTATGAACTGCTGGTGGAGGCCGCCGAGGGCGGCCATGCAGAAGGGCAGGCGTTGTTGGGGATTCTGCTGGCGGGCGGCGGACCGGTTCCCGCCAACTCGACACAATCCATTGTCTGGCTGCGCCGCGCCGCCGAACAGGGCAATATGGATGCGCAGTTCCATCTGGCTTACAAGCTCCATTTGGGCCAGGGCGTCAAACGCAATCTGGCCGCTGCGGCCAAGTGGTATCGCGAAGCCGCGCTGCGCGGCAGCGCCGAGGCGGCCAATAATCTCGGCGCGCTCTACTACTATGGCCAGGGGATGGAGCGCGACGTCTATGAAGCGGTGCGCTGGTACCAGTTGGCGGCCAAGTTAGGCCACGTGCAGGCTTTCCACAATCTGGGCAACCACTATCGTCTGGGCGTGGGCGTGAAAGCCGATGGCGCTGAGGCGGTGCGGTGGTTCACCAAAGCCGCCGAACACGGCTTCGCTCCCGCGCAATACTCCCTGGGCGAGTTGCTGGAGAAGGGCGGCGTCAATGGCGCGGTGGTCAATCTCAAGCAGGCGGCGTATTGGTATTCAAAGGCGGCCAGGCAGGGCAATCAAGAGGCGCAATTCCGTTTGGGACTGCTGCGGGAAAGCGGACGTTTGGGGCGCATCGACTTGGGCGCAGCGGAGCGCTTGTTCCGTCAAGCGGCCAATCAAGGCCATCTGCGCGCCATGTTCCGTCTGGGCCGCTTGCTGAAAAACAAGGGCCGCAAGAGTGGCGATGAGCGGGACTATCTGGACGCTTACGTCTGGCTCTCACGCAGCGCATCACAAGGCTATGAGCCTGCCCAGGAGGCGTTGAAACTCTTGGTCGAAGGGTTGTCGCCGACGCAACTTGAGCGCGCTGAACGGCTCCTGAAAGAGGCGGACAAGACGAAATCGCCGTAG
- a CDS encoding PstS family phosphate ABC transporter substrate-binding protein — translation MKKSLITAAALVGLMSIAPQQAEARDQIRIVGSSTVFPFATTVAEQFGRSTKFKTPVIESTGSGGGLKLFCAGLGLEHPDITNASRRIKKSEVEKCAKNGITDITEVKIGYDGIVMANSNQGPRVDLTKQQIFLALAKVVPGPDGKLIDNPNMKWSDVDSKLPPTPIRVFGPPPTSGTRDAFAELAMEGGCKTFPDIKAMKKKDKKKYKAICHGVREDGAYVEAGENDNLIVQKLAADPLAFGIFGFSFLDQNSDKVHGSLIQGVEPTFENIASGDYPVSRSLYFYVKKKHVGLVPGIPEYLSEFSSEKAWGDEGYLAEKGLIPMPKEERKKYAEDAKMLNNLSM, via the coding sequence ATGAAAAAGAGCCTGATTACCGCCGCCGCGCTGGTCGGTTTGATGAGCATTGCGCCTCAGCAAGCCGAAGCCCGCGACCAGATCCGCATTGTGGGTTCCTCCACGGTGTTCCCGTTCGCCACCACTGTGGCTGAACAGTTCGGTCGCTCCACCAAGTTCAAAACTCCGGTGATCGAGTCCACTGGCTCTGGCGGCGGTCTGAAACTGTTCTGCGCTGGTCTGGGTCTGGAGCATCCCGACATTACCAACGCCTCCCGCCGCATCAAGAAGTCGGAAGTGGAGAAGTGCGCCAAGAACGGCATCACCGACATTACCGAAGTCAAAATCGGTTATGACGGCATCGTGATGGCCAACTCCAACCAGGGCCCCCGCGTTGACCTGACCAAACAGCAGATCTTCCTGGCTCTGGCCAAAGTTGTGCCCGGTCCCGACGGCAAGTTGATCGACAACCCCAACATGAAGTGGTCCGACGTCGATTCCAAACTGCCCCCGACCCCGATTCGCGTGTTCGGTCCCCCTCCGACCTCCGGCACCCGTGACGCTTTCGCCGAGCTGGCCATGGAAGGTGGTTGCAAAACCTTCCCCGACATCAAGGCGATGAAAAAGAAAGATAAAAAGAAATATAAAGCGATCTGCCACGGTGTTCGTGAAGATGGCGCCTATGTGGAAGCCGGTGAGAACGACAACCTGATTGTGCAGAAGCTGGCTGCTGACCCCTTGGCTTTCGGCATCTTCGGCTTCAGCTTCCTCGACCAGAACAGCGACAAGGTGCACGGCAGCCTGATTCAAGGCGTTGAGCCCACCTTCGAAAATATCGCTTCCGGCGACTACCCCGTCTCCCGCTCCCTGTACTTCTACGTGAAGAAGAAGCACGTGGGTCTGGTTCCGGGCATCCCCGAGTATCTGAGCGAGTTCAGCAGTGAAAAAGCCTGGGGCGACGAAGGTTACCTGGCTGAAAAGGGCCTGATTCCCATGCCCAAAGAAGAGCGCAAGAAGTACGCTGAAGACGCCAAAATGCTGAACAATCTCTCCATGTAA
- a CDS encoding Hpt domain-containing protein has product MTKALDSAAIDLLRQELGEDLSLFIETYLQLLPGRIHAIEESVRARDAKQLGAQAHTLKSSSLQLGAHELARCVIELERLSQQEAWAEIDPLAPRVVALAHATREALESIA; this is encoded by the coding sequence ATGACCAAGGCCTTGGATTCCGCCGCCATCGACCTGCTACGACAAGAGTTGGGGGAGGATCTCTCGCTGTTTATTGAGACCTATCTGCAACTCCTGCCTGGTCGTATTCATGCCATTGAAGAGTCGGTGCGCGCGCGCGACGCCAAACAACTGGGCGCGCAAGCGCATACCCTCAAAAGCAGCAGCCTGCAGCTGGGCGCGCATGAGCTGGCCCGCTGCGTGATTGAGCTGGAGCGACTCAGCCAACAGGAAGCGTGGGCTGAGATCGATCCCCTGGCGCCACGCGTCGTCGCTCTGGCCCATGCAACCCGTGAGGCGCTGGAGAGTATCGCATAA
- a CDS encoding rubredoxin, translated as MKWHCPICSYVYDEDEGIPALGIQPGTLFKDLPDDWECPECPARKDQFVPYDDEEADDQDVIELDGDEW; from the coding sequence ATGAAGTGGCACTGTCCGATTTGTAGCTATGTATATGATGAAGACGAGGGCATTCCGGCGTTGGGGATTCAGCCAGGAACGCTGTTTAAGGATCTTCCCGATGATTGGGAGTGTCCCGAGTGCCCTGCGCGCAAAGATCAGTTTGTGCCTTATGACGATGAAGAGGCCGATGATCAGGATGTCATTGAACTGGACGGCGATGAGTGGTGA